The following is a genomic window from Candidatus Krumholzibacteriia bacterium.
CGAAGAGTTGATGGATCTCAACGACAATGACTGTGACATCTACTTTCAGGACGGGGTCTTTCATGTGGAAGAGGGGCGCGAGAACTACCCGGTCATCGAGGTTTCCTGGTATGGCGCGGTGACCTTTTGCGACTGGCTGAGCCTGCGGGAAGGACTGCCCCGCGCCTACAATCACGCAAACTGGCGCTGTAACAATCATGTGCCCTATGCGGCGGAGGGCTATCGCCTTCCCACAGAAGCCGAATGGGAGTACGCCTGCAGGGCCGGCTCGACCACGGCCTTCGCCAATGGTGACATCACGGATCTCCACTGCAATGACCCAATTCTCGATGAGATTGCCTGGTACTGCGGCAATTCAGGAGAGTGGACTCGCC
Proteins encoded in this region:
- a CDS encoding formylglycine-generating enzyme family protein, which translates into the protein EELMDLNDNDCDIYFQDGVFHVEEGRENYPVIEVSWYGAVTFCDWLSLREGLPRAYNHANWRCNNHVPYAAEGYRLPTEAEWEYACRAGSTTAFANGDITDLHCNDPILDEIAWYCGNSGEWTRPVAGKITNAWGLYDMHGNIYEWCNDWWGYYDPADVTNPAGPISGPVRIARGGGWGYEAHGCRSAYRDYGYENDTFPSIGFRFVRSDP